Proteins encoded within one genomic window of Carassius gibelio isolate Cgi1373 ecotype wild population from Czech Republic chromosome A4, carGib1.2-hapl.c, whole genome shotgun sequence:
- the rint1 gene encoding RAD50-interacting protein 1: protein MAAPMMEHNSHSGNDFSQPERTEGSTSKSPSENDNFTDDVVELVQKEIGGDLKSLKKVAGLLEKLTLENKQLEEQVLTVSSSVPLRVSAALSAAEESRVKLESLLEKERVLSNTLQQHLQGAQVWADSIGQVLGQLDTLERHMKYLQCLARIEELSDSIQQYLMTNSMWDAVSAIDRMASLDMGLRESGCSHLQAFLRETLRFWHKILKDKLASDFEEILTQFHWPFISPPTQTLSPPANAQELNSQLELLGSQLLSLQTSDDLISENKETASRPGQSQTPPLSLPIQIMLLPLGKRFRYHFTGNRQTNNLSKPEWYLTQVLIWMGNSSNFMDEKIQPILDRAGAKVSARVELCRGLLTLAQEKLTQDAPRLLYDDALFCHLVDEVLQFEKELRSTHSYPRTYPGVLHILLEETVFQKWLSVERKMAVEKVDAMLSAEGAWSSQYKDITDMDELKAPDCAETFMTLLLVITERYRSLPCPRAQLSFLALQKELVDDFRIRLTQVMKEESRQPLSPRYCAILNAANYISTVLSDWGDNVFFLQLQQAAVSVGEEILGPLGATETGRLASLEGSLFEGLLALLERLRGDMLGRLLDAVMRDVKEKAQPYCKDRWISLPSQSDQATMSLSSSACPMMLCLRDHLLQLQQMLCLPLFQMFWQGLAERLDNFIYEELILYNHFNEGGVAQLQYDMTRNLFPLFGHYCKRPENFFKHVKEACIILTLKVGPALLLCDVLKPSEEDEGMLNHQQPSPESALNELGVYKLAPSDVQILLNLRSAWLKQ, encoded by the exons ATGGCGGCGCCTATGATGGAGCACAACAGCCACAGCGGCAATGATTTTTCTCAGCCAGAGCGTACAGAAGGCAGTACATCTAAATCTCCTTCAGAGAATGACAACTTTACAGATGATGTAGTTGAACTTGTTCAGAAAGAGATAGGTGGCGATCTTAAGTCGCTAAAGAAGGTGGCAGGGCTTTTGGAGAAACTGACGTTGGAGAACAAGCAGCTGGAGGAGCAG gtGCTGACTGTGTCCTCTTCGGTGCCGCTGCGTGTGTCCGCTGCCCTGTCCGCGGCAGAGGAGTCTCGAGTGAAGCTGGAGTCTTTACTGGAGAAGGAGAGAGTTCTGTCCAACACTTTGCAGCAGCATCTGCAGGGCGCACAGGTCTGGGCCGACAGCATCGGGCAGGTCTTGGGTCAGCTAGACACATTAGAGAGGCATATGAAGTACCTTCAATGTCTTGCTCGTATTGAGGAGCTCAG TGACAGCATCCAGCAGTATCTGATGACCAATAGCATGTGGGATGCAGTCAGTGCGATAGACAGGATGGCCTCTCTGGATATGGGTTTGAGAGAGTCCGGCTGTAGCCACTTGCAGGCCTTCCTCAGAGAAACACTTCGCTTTTGGCACAAGATCCTTAAAGACAAACTTGCCAG TGATTTTGAGGAAATCCTGACGCAGTTCCACTGGCCGTTCATCTCACCCCCTACACAGACCCTCTCACCCCCAGCCAACGCACAGGAGCTCAACAGCCAGCTGGAGCTACTGGGGTCCCAGCTTCTCTCTCTCCAGACCTC TGATGACCTTATATCAGAGAATAAAGAAACAGCGTCTCGTCCTGGGCAGTCCCAGACTCCTCCACTCTCATTGCCCATTCAGATCATGTTGCTTCCCCTCGGTAAGAGGTTCAGGTATCACTTCACTGGAAACCGCCAGACCAACAACTTAAGCAAG CCTGAGTGGtatttgacccaagtcctcattTGGATGGGAAACAGCTCCAACTTTATGGATGAGAAGATTCAGCCTATATTGGATCGTGCCGGGGCCAAAGTTAGCGCGAGG GTGGAGCTGTGCAGGGGGCTTCTGACTCTTGCCCAGGAGAAGCTCACCCAGGACGCTCCTCGGTTGCTCTATGATGATGCTCTCTTCTGCCACCTAGTTGACGAGGTGCTGCAGTTCGAAAAAGAGCTCCGCAGCACCCACAGCTACCCGCGAACCTATCCCGGCGTCTTACACATTCTATTGGAAGAGACTGTGTTCCAGAAGTGGCTCAGCGtggagagaaaga TGGCTGTGGAAAAAGTGGACGCCATGCTGTCTGCAGAGGGAGCCTGGAGCTCCCAGTACAAAGACATCACTGATATGGATGAACTTAAAGCACCAGATTGTGCAGAAACCTTCATGACCCTTCTGCTGGTCATCActg AACGGTACCGCTCTCTGCCGTGTCCACGGGCTCAGCTCAGTTTCCTGGCTCTGCAGAAGGAGCTGGTGGATGATTTCCGTATCCGCCTCACGCAGGTCATGAAAGAAGAGTCCCGACAACCGCTGAGCCCTCGCTACTGCGCCATCCTCAATGCTGCCAACTACATCTCCACTGTTCTCAGTGACTGGGGGGACAATGTT TTCTTCTTGCAGTTGCAGCAGGCTGCAGTGTCAGTCGGCGAGGAGATCCTAGGTCCTCTCGGGGCCACAGAGACGGGGCGTCTGGCCTCTCTGGAAGGATCTTTGTTTGAGGGGCTGTTAGCCCTGCTGGAAAGGCTACGAGGAGACATGCTGGGACGATTGCTAGATGCAGTCATGAGAGACGTCAAAGAGAAGGCACAGCCATACTGTAAAGACAG GTGGATCTCTTTGCCATCACAGAGCGACCAAGCCACTATGTCGTTATCCAGCTCTGCATGTCCCATGATGCTTTGCCTACGGGATCACCTGCTCCAGCTGCAGCAGATGTTGTGTCTTCCTCTGTTTCAGATGTTCTGGCAGGGCCTTGCCGAGAGACTCGACAACTTCATCTACGAAGAA CTGATCCTGTATAACCATTTCAATGAAGGCGGGGTGGCACAGCTTCAATACGATATGACCAGAAACCTCTTCCCTCTCTTTGGACACTACTGCAAGAGACCTGAAAACTTCTTCAAACA TGTGAAAGAGGCCTGCATCATCCTGACTCTGAAGGTGGGCCCGGCGCTGCTGTTGTGTGATGTGCTGAAGCCGTCAGAGGAGGATGAGGGCATGCTGAACCATCAGCAGCCCAGTCCAGAGTCAGCGCTCAATGAACTGGGAGTCTATAAGCTGGCCCCCAGTGATGTGCAGATCCTCCTCAACCTCCGCTCAGCCTGGCTCAAACAATGA